In one Juglans regia cultivar Chandler chromosome 11, Walnut 2.0, whole genome shotgun sequence genomic region, the following are encoded:
- the LOC108991316 gene encoding peroxidase 9 encodes MEFFKVTLSLLVIAFLSANLSVAHPGFNVGWGGNGFGSFGLFPEFYQFSCPQANDIVMSVLEKAIAKEPRMAASLLRLHFHDCFVQGCDASVLLDDSSTVVSEKKSLPNRNSIRGFEVIDEIKVKLEESCPQTVSCADILALAARGSTVLSGGPNWQLPLGRRDSETASLSTSNNNIPPPNSTLQNLLTLFKRQGLNEVDLVALSGGHTIGVARCTTFKQRLYNQNGNNQPDATLDKTYYYGLKSVCPRSGGDNNISPLDFASPARFDNTYFKLILWGKGLLTSDQVLFTGSPRTTMELVKRYAEDEGLFFNQFANSMIKMGNISPLTGFKGEVRKNCRRVN; translated from the exons ATGGAATTCTTCAAAGTTACTCTTAGTCTCTTGGTAATAGCTTTCCTCTCAGCCAACCTCTCTGTAGCTCACCCTGGCTTCAATGTTGGCTGGGGTGGAAATGGTTTTGGGTCTTTCGGATTGTTCCCTGAATTCTATCAGTTCTCATGCCCCCAAGCCAATGACATTGTCATGTCCGTGTTAGAGAAGGCCATTGCCAAGGAGCCCAGGATGGCTGCTTCTTTACTTAGGCTTCATTTCCACGATTGCTTTGTTCAG GGTTGTGACGCATCTGTTTTGTTGGATGATAGTTCCACAGTGGTCAGTGAAAAGAAATCTTTGCCAAACAGGAATTCTATTAGAGGTTTTGAAGTCATTGATGAGATCAAGGTTAAGTTGGAAGAATCATGTCCTCAGACCGTCTCTTGTGCAGATATTCTCGCCCTTGCTGCTCGTGGCTCCACTGTATTA AGCGGTGGACCGAATTGGCAGCTCCCATTAGGAAGGAGGGACTCAGAGACAGCAAGCTTAAGCACCTCGAACAATAACATTCCCCCACCAAACTCTACTCTCCAAAACCTTTTAACACTTTTCAAGCGTCAAGGGCTTAATGAAGTTGACCTCGTTGCACTCTCTG GGGGGCATACAATTGGCGTTGCAAGGTGTACGACATTCAAGCAGAGGCTGTACAACCAAAATGGAAACAACCAACCGGATGCGACTCTGGACAAAACCTACTACTATGGTCTGAAATCAGTTTGTCCTAGGTCCGGTGGTGACAATAACATCTCTCCCCTGGACTTTGCCTCCCCAGCAAGATTTGACAACACATATTTCAAACTCATCCTGTGGGGAAAAGGGCTTCTCACTTCGGATCAAGTGCTTTTCACTGGAAGTCCTAGGACCACCATGGAATTGGTAAAGAGATATGCAGAGGATGAGGGCCTGTTCTTCAACCAGTTTGCTAACTCCATGATTAAAATGGGAAACATCAGCCCTCTCACTGGTTTCAAGGGTGAAGTGAGGAAGAACTGTCGTCGAGTTAATTAG